A single region of the Penaeus chinensis breed Huanghai No. 1 chromosome 41, ASM1920278v2, whole genome shotgun sequence genome encodes:
- the LOC125047487 gene encoding secretion-regulating guanine nucleotide exchange factor-like — MTALYAWGANSHGQLGLGYVSEQVTQPTRVDDLPDNISEPSICTAVGGGGHTFLLTAQGRLFGSGWNTSGQVGDGTQVRAVAGFQLIRGLEGHHMVAVACGWAHSIALSRSGQVWVWGSNSHGQLGLPKDEVPFTSLPICLDLTNVVSVSAGLRHTAVATRDGRVYTWGQGHRGQLGHIDSEGQMVKLQPTPRVVDHMEGKVSCVACGQNTTYGLTTEGHVLAWGDNKWGQLAHDPRNVAYFTCPLTIPHNYFGGERVVWLRVGWTHCVVGVASGAVYVWGRADYGQLGPLEDEQQDSSSDTTGNEVPQKRCRYIPSCLRFKKRVKGVACGSEHNLAMIEGPGDSISLFTWGWNEHGNCGDGTTTNALRPAKIQVPGNLQVIGAGSGHSFALVKLF, encoded by the exons ATGACAGCCTTGTATGCATGGGGTGCCAATAGCCACGGGCAGTTAGGCCTGGGCTATGTCAGTGAGCAG GTGACTCAACCTACACGAGTAGATGACCTACCAGACAACATAAGTGAACCTTCAATATGTACAGCAGTTGGTGGGGGAGGTCACACCTTTCTGTTGACAGCTCAGGGACGACTCTTTGGCTCTGGATGGAACACCAGTGGGCAG GTTGGAGATGGGACTCAAGTACGTGCAGTAGCAGGATTCCAGCTCATACGAGGCCTGGAGGGTCATCACATGGTAGCTGTGGCTTGTGGCTGGGCCCACTCCATTGCCCTCAGTAGATCTGGCCAAGTGTGGGTGTGGGGCTCAAATAGTCATGGCCAACTTGGGCTACCAAAGGATGAG gTGCCTTTTACAAGCCTTCCAATTTGCTTGGACCTAACGAATGTGGTGAGCGTGTCAGCTGGCCTGCGCCACACGGCAGTTGCTACAAGGGATGGGAGAGTGTACACTTGGGGCCAAGGTCACCGGGGCCAGCTAGGTCATATTGACAGTGAAGGTCAGATGGTTAAACTGCAGCCAACACCAAGGGTTGTGGATCACATGGAAGGAAAG gTTTCATGTGTAGCCTGTGGTCAGAATACTACCTATGGGCTGACTACAGAGGGACATGTCCTAGCTTGGGGTGACAACAAGTGGGGGCAACTTGCTCATGATCCTAG gaATGTAGCCTACTTCACCTGCCCACTGACCATCCCTCATAACTACTTTGGTGGGGAGCGTGTGGTTTGGCTGCGGGTGGGCTGGACCCACTGTGTTGTGGGCGTTGCCTCGGGTGCTGTCTATGTGTGGGGCAGAGCAGACTATGGGCAGCTTGGCCCCTTGGAAGATGAGCAACAAGACTCCAGCTCAGACACGACCGGTAATGAAGTTCCTCAGAAGCGTTGCAG ATATATACCAAGCTGCTTAAGGTTCAAGAAGCGTGTGAAAGGAGTAGCTTGTGGTTCAGAACACAACCTTGCTATGATTGAAGGACCTGGGGATAGCATCTCCCTCTTCACTTGGGGTTGGAATGAACATGGAAATTGCGGAGATGGAACAACAACTAATGCCCTGCGCCCTGCAAAGATTCAGGTGCCTGGGAATCTGCAGGTTATTGGGGCTGGGTCAGGACATTCTTTTGCCCTTGTTAAACTTTTTTGA